Genomic window (Chryseobacterium sp. H1D6B):
AATATAAAATAAATTTGTGAAAGCAAATTATTTAAAATGAAACAACTATTGCACATCATGTCCAGTCCAAAAACTAAAAACTCTGCAAGCAGAAAATTGGGTCAGATCGTGATTGAAAAGCTCAAGGAAATATATCCCGATTCAAAGGTTACAACGTATGATCTTGCAACAAATAAAACAGCACATTTAGATGAAGACCATATTGAAGCATTTTTTACTCCTGCAGAAATTCAGACAAAAGCACATAAACATTCTTTAATACAATCAAATCGGGCAATTGAAGATGTATTAAAAGCTGACATTATTGTGATTGAAGCCCCTATGTACAATTGGAGCATTCCAAGTACGTTAAAGGCTTACTTTGATCAGATAGCCAGAGCTAAAATAACGTTCCAATATGTTGGTGGCGGGTTGTTACCAAAAGGTCTGTTAAAAGATAAAAAAGCATACATCGTTACCTCATCAGGCGGGATCTATTCTGAAGGTGAACTGAAACCTTACGATTTCACAACAAATTACGTCCGTTTCTTTCTGAATCTATTGGGTATAGAAGTTGTCAATGTTTTCCGTGTAGAAGGACAGGCTGTTTTTGGACCTGAAAATGCTTTATTAAAAGCTATTGAAAACGTGGTTATCTAGGATGATTAAAAAAACAAAAATCCCCAAAGACGGCTGTCTATGGGGATTTTCTATAATTTATTAATTGTTATTAATCAACAATTACTTAACTTCTTCGAAGTCTGCATCCTGTACATCTTCACCTCCTGTGTTTCCTCCAGAGTTTTGAGCTCCAGCATCTGCACCTTCAGTTTGTTGTCCTGCTGCATACATTTCTTCTGAAGCGGCCATCCAAGCTGCATCTAAAGCTTCTGTTTTAGCTTTTACTTCATCTCCGTTTTTAGCTTCAAAAGCTGTTTTCAATTCTCCATGAGCGGTTTCAATTGCTGCTTTTTTATCAGCAGATAATTTATCACCAAACTCCTTCAATTGCTTTTCAGTCTGGAAGATCAATCCGTCAGCTTTGTTGAAGATCTCAACTTCTTCTTTTCTCTTCGCATCTGCTGCAGAGTTTTCCTGAGCTTCTTTTTTCATTCTTTCAATTTCTTCATCAGAAAGACCTGAAGAAGCCTGAATTTTAATAGACTGCTCTTTACCAGTTCCTTTATCTTTAGCAGAAACACTAAGAATACCGTTAGCATCAATATCGAAAGTTACTTCGATCTGAGGAACTCCTCTTTGTGCTGGTGGAATATCAGTAAGATCAAATCTACCGATCTCTTTATTATCGTTGAACATAGGTCTTTCTCCTTGTCCTACTCTGATGCTTACAGCCGGCTGGTTGTCAGAAGCTGTAGAGAATGTTTCAGATTTTTTAGTTGGGATTGTAGTGTTTGATTCAATTAATTTAGTGAATACAGAACCCATTGTTTCAATACCTAAAGAAAGCGGTGTAACGTCAAGAAGCAATACATCTTTTACGTCTCCTGTAAGAACTCCCCCTTGGATCGCTGCACCAATTGCTACAACCTCATCCGGGTTTACTCCTTTAGATGGTTTTTTACCGAAGAATTTTTCTACTTCTTCCTGAATGATAGGGATTCTTGTAGAACCACCAACCAAGATCACTTCATCGATATCTGAGATAGAAAGACCAGCATCAGAAAGCGCTTTTTTACACGGCTCCATAGATCTTCTTACCAGATCTGCAGATAACTGCTCGAATTTAGCTTTAGTTAAAGTCTTCACTAAGTGTTTAGGACCTGTAGCTGTAGCTGTGATATAAGGTAAGTTAATTTCAGTTTGTGGAGAAGAAGATAATTCGATTTTAGCTTTTTCAGCAGCTTCTTTCAATCTTTGTAATGCAATAGCATCAGATTTTAAATCTACTCCTTCTTCAGCTTTGAACTCATCAGCCATCCAGTTGATAATTACATCATCAAAGTCATCACCTCCTAAGTGAGTATCACCATTTGTAGACAATACTTCGAAAACTCCGTCTCCTAAATCTAGGATAGAAACGTCGAAAGTACCCCCTCCAAGGTCATATACTGCGATCTTCTGATCTTTATGAGCCTTATCCATTCCGTAAGCTAATGCAGCAGCAGTAGGCTCATTGATAATTCTTTCTACAATAAGGCCAGCAATTTCTCCAGCTTCTTTAGTAGCTTGTCTTTGAGCATCATTAAAGTACGCAGGTACAGTAATTACCGCTCTTGTTACTTCTTGTCCAAGATAATCCTCAGCCGTTTTCTTCATTTTTTGAAGAGTCATTGCAGAAATTTCTTGTGGAGTATATTCTCTGTCGTCGATTTTAACTTTTACAGTGTCATTTGGACCTTTTACTACTTCGTAAGGTACTCTTGAAATTTCACTTGCATCATCTTTAAAATGAGTTCCAATAAATCTTTTGATAGAATATACTGTCTTTTTTGGATTTGTTACAGCCTGTCTTTTTGCAGGATCTCCTACTTTTCTTTCACCATCTTCTGTAAACGCTACAATAGAAGGAGTCGTTCTTTTTCCTTCTGCATTAGGAATAACAACAGGGTCTTTTCCTTCCATTACTGCAACACAAGAGTTGGTTGTTCCTAAGTCAATTCCAATTATTTTACTCATAGTATTTATATTTTTTCTAATTTTTTAATTTTTAATACATACTGGTTTTCTCAATATTTATACCATCTGACAAATTATGACAAATTGACACAAAACTTTATTTTATGTATAAAACATGATCCAAAATTTGACCATTAGACAGCATTCGCCTAGACAAAATTTAAAATTAATTAAAGTTTAACCTTGGACATATCTATAAAAACGCCGCGAATTATTATTTTTGATAAATTTTACTCATAAATATGTCATTACACTTTAATCCAAGGGATATTACATGGTTAGCTTTCAATGAAAGGGTTCTGCAGGAAGCAATGGATGAAAAGGTTCCCTTACATTTAAGGATACGTTTTCTTGGGATTTTCTCTAATAATCTAGATGAATTTTTCCGGGTACGTGTTGCCGGGTTAAAGCGTGCCATGGATTTTAAAGAAAAAGTAATCGCTGAGTCTTTTTATCAGCCGCCTTCCAAAATACTGCAGCGAATTAATGAAATTGTCATTCACCAGCAGCAGAATTTCGACAAAACCTGGAAAAAAATCCAGATGGAGATGGCAGAACAGCGGGTATTTATTAAAAATTCAAAAAACCTGACAGCCGTACAAAAAGAGTTTGTTAGAAAATATTTTGATGAAGTAGTGGAATCAAACGTTATTCCTATTCTCCTTCACGAAAACACACCTATGCCTTATTTAAGAGACAAAAGTCTTTATTTAGGAGTGGCAATGAGAAAAAAAGACTGGCAGTATCAGAGCAATTATGCCATTATTGAAATTCCGTCACGTTTTGTAGGAAGATTTGTACTGCTGCCAACTGAAGATCCGGAAGAAAAAAATGTAATGCTGCTGGAAGATGTAATCACTTTTAACCTGCCCCATATTTTCTCTTATTTCGGGTATGATGAGTTTGCAGCCAATGCTTTTAAAGTCACAAAAGATGCAGAATTAGATCTGGATAATGATATCAGGACCAATTTCGCTGAAAAAATAGAAAAAGGCCTTAAAAATAGAAGAAAAGGAAAACCTACCCGTTTTGTTTTTGATAAAGACATGGATAAAGCACTGCTGGAGCTTCTTATCCGTAAACTTAATCTAACAAAAAAAGACAGCATCATTCCAGGAGGAAAGATCCATAATTTTAAACATTTCATGGATTTTCCGGATGTTTTTGAATCTTATGCAAGACCCGCAGAAAGAACATCATTTACACACCAGGCTTTTGAAAACGGAGAAAGAGTAACCGATGTTATTTTAAAAGAAGACATTCTGCTTAGTTTTCCCTACCATAAATATAATCCTGTCATTGATCTTCTTCGTGAAGCGGCAATGGATCCGGACGTAAAGTCTATTCAGATCACGGCATACCGTTTAGCGAGCAGTTCAAAAATCATTAATGCATTAATTTATGCGGCAAGAAACGGTAAAGAGGTAACTGTTATGCTTGAACTTCAGGCCAGATTTGATGAGGAATCTAACTTGAAGTGGAAAGAAATGCTGGAGCCGGAAGGCATCACTGTTTTAGTAGGAATTCCCGACAAAAAAGTTCATGCAAAACTTTGTGTCATTAAAAAAAGAGCCCACAACAAGACCATTCAATATGGTTTTGTAAGCACAGGAAACTTTAATGAAAAGACCGCAAGAATTTATGGAGATCATCTTCTTATGACTGCAGA
Coding sequences:
- a CDS encoding NAD(P)H-dependent oxidoreductase; protein product: MKQLLHIMSSPKTKNSASRKLGQIVIEKLKEIYPDSKVTTYDLATNKTAHLDEDHIEAFFTPAEIQTKAHKHSLIQSNRAIEDVLKADIIVIEAPMYNWSIPSTLKAYFDQIARAKITFQYVGGGLLPKGLLKDKKAYIVTSSGGIYSEGELKPYDFTTNYVRFFLNLLGIEVVNVFRVEGQAVFGPENALLKAIENVVI
- the dnaK gene encoding molecular chaperone DnaK encodes the protein MSKIIGIDLGTTNSCVAVMEGKDPVVIPNAEGKRTTPSIVAFTEDGERKVGDPAKRQAVTNPKKTVYSIKRFIGTHFKDDASEISRVPYEVVKGPNDTVKVKIDDREYTPQEISAMTLQKMKKTAEDYLGQEVTRAVITVPAYFNDAQRQATKEAGEIAGLIVERIINEPTAAALAYGMDKAHKDQKIAVYDLGGGTFDVSILDLGDGVFEVLSTNGDTHLGGDDFDDVIINWMADEFKAEEGVDLKSDAIALQRLKEAAEKAKIELSSSPQTEINLPYITATATGPKHLVKTLTKAKFEQLSADLVRRSMEPCKKALSDAGLSISDIDEVILVGGSTRIPIIQEEVEKFFGKKPSKGVNPDEVVAIGAAIQGGVLTGDVKDVLLLDVTPLSLGIETMGSVFTKLIESNTTIPTKKSETFSTASDNQPAVSIRVGQGERPMFNDNKEIGRFDLTDIPPAQRGVPQIEVTFDIDANGILSVSAKDKGTGKEQSIKIQASSGLSDEEIERMKKEAQENSAADAKRKEEVEIFNKADGLIFQTEKQLKEFGDKLSADKKAAIETAHGELKTAFEAKNGDEVKAKTEALDAAWMAASEEMYAAGQQTEGADAGAQNSGGNTGGEDVQDADFEEVK
- the ppk1 gene encoding polyphosphate kinase 1, which gives rise to MSLHFNPRDITWLAFNERVLQEAMDEKVPLHLRIRFLGIFSNNLDEFFRVRVAGLKRAMDFKEKVIAESFYQPPSKILQRINEIVIHQQQNFDKTWKKIQMEMAEQRVFIKNSKNLTAVQKEFVRKYFDEVVESNVIPILLHENTPMPYLRDKSLYLGVAMRKKDWQYQSNYAIIEIPSRFVGRFVLLPTEDPEEKNVMLLEDVITFNLPHIFSYFGYDEFAANAFKVTKDAELDLDNDIRTNFAEKIEKGLKNRRKGKPTRFVFDKDMDKALLELLIRKLNLTKKDSIIPGGKIHNFKHFMDFPDVFESYARPAERTSFTHQAFENGERVTDVILKEDILLSFPYHKYNPVIDLLREAAMDPDVKSIQITAYRLASSSKIINALIYAARNGKEVTVMLELQARFDEESNLKWKEMLEPEGITVLVGIPDKKVHAKLCVIKKRAHNKTIQYGFVSTGNFNEKTARIYGDHLLMTADRGIMADINKVFNVLKKPKDDYISVLKTCKNLVVCPQFMREKIVHHIDKEIEEAKAGRRAEIIVKVNSLSDRMLITKLYEAAQAGVLIKTIVRGIYCAINQKDFKEKIKGISIVDEYLEHARVMYFYNKGAEDLYISSADWMTRNLDYRIEAAAKITDKNLKKELKDILDIQLRDNVKARILDKKLDNEYIKNDKKECRSQIETYKYLKAKTNIQ